In the Trichoderma atroviride chromosome 4, complete sequence genome, CCAAGTTGTCGCGCAATGACATGTCCAAAGACGGCCCACACAAACATACGTCCATTTCCGAGGTGCCACAAGATAAACAAGCCCATAAGAGGTAAACGTCCACTCAAGAATGCCTGACCATGATCTCCGTACTCCGTTTCGGCTGGCGTTTCAGTCAAACCATGCCCAGATGGCTACTCTATCCGCGGCGAATGCAACGACTAGGGTGCATGTTTGCTTCGTCTGCTGGCATCGCATCGGTTGCTACTCACAACTGTCCTTGCGGCCGATATGCTTGCCTCTAATCCCCGTGTCATGTCCAACACATCACGGCATTTGTATTGAGTACAAGTGGATCGTAATAAAGCAACACGTCGATCATGGGGTTGGACTTTGTGCGGCACTCTGCTCGATGCACCCGTAGCTCGCTCCGCGGATAGAAAGCGACGAGGATATGCCGGGTGTCTCCACTACTCACCTAGCATCCACCAACTCTCTAAACAAAGAGCAGCTTGCAAGGTATTATTGACGTTACAATTTGAAAAGGCCCAGCGGATACTCTTCAAGAGATAGGCATTGATAAATCTCTGCCAGTTTTGTCTGCTTAATGTCCTTTCCATACTTGTCTGCACGGGAAGCCCGTAGTAGACCTGCCACATTGGTAAGCACTTGTGTGTATTACCCCTTTTCATGTCAAGGCCCAGAACTGGACCTTCTGTATGTTTGCTTTTAGACGACACAATGAGAGTGAAAAGAATGTAatgtataataatatacaaGAGTTGCCGTAGCTAACTAAAAATTGACTAAATAACTAAGATAATATTGACTTGATACTTCTTTGCTCCATCTTGAAAACGTAAACCCCATTGACAAATAAACAAATAGACATGCTAAccatcctttttttctcccctctACTCTCAACAGCTCGGAAAGCAACCAGGCCCCCGGCGCGCTTAGTATACATATTGAAAGGTAGGGTTTGTCATGTCCGTCTGCTCGTCGTCCACCGCCTTGGCATCAATCTCGCCTCGGTTGATGgcctccacctccaccgcGCGGGCAGCAGCCGTCTTGGCATTGCGCATGCCGTAGAGGACTCTCTGCAGAATCGTAACCACAATGGATGAGGCGGCAACGGCGAGAACGGTGATTTTGGCGGGAAGATACTGGGGCGCATCCTTGACCTGGAACGTCTGTGGGCCGATGATGTTTgcgatggagaaggcaatggcaatgatggcgttgacggtAACCTTTTTCGTGTATCCCTGCGTGTTGGCACCGACCAGAGCGTAGATGAGGGCCAGGGGGGGCCACGTCGAAGTTGATGAGGTAAACACCAGCCAGGGCGCCACCCTTGGACTTGGCAAAGGACATGAGTGCCGCGCCGATGATGGTGGGGATCAGGAGCGCAATGATGCTCAGCCAACGAGGCAGGTTGAAGTAAATCGCGTAGGAGCCCGCCAGAGTCGCAAAGATGGAAATGGCACCGGCAGGCATGTTGAGGAGCGCAGACTTCATGGGCgtgaggaagatggagttgATGATGGTCGCCGAGaaggtggtgatgatgccagAGGGGATCACAATAAGGATGGTGTTGACAAACAGCAGCCACACCTGGAGATCCTTGAGGGCGTCCCAGATGCCGGACACATGGAAGACCTTCTTGCCGGATCCAGCCTGGTCTCGTGCCAACACTTCCTCGACAAGAGCCTTCTCGTCCTCAGTCAAGAACTTGGCCGAGGTGATGCTGTTGGGCATAAGCAAGATGACTgcgacggcgacgaagaGGTTGAAAACGCCCACAGCCACAAACATGATGCGCCAGCCCTGGAATGAAGACGTCGTCGAGCCGTGCTGGGCCGCCCAGGAGATCAACCCTCCCATGACCTGTCCGGCTCCCAATCCGCAGTACCAGATACCCGTGCGCAGAGTCGCCTGCTTCCTAGTATACCACTGAGACGTAATCATGACCAAGGCCGGGGTGATGACGGCCTCGAACATGCCCAGCAGCGTCCTGACGGCAGCAACGCTGGCAAAGCTCTGCGTCGCAGCCGTGCAGCAGACGACGATTCCCCAAAGCAGGACGTTGAACCCCAGCACCTTTGAGACGGGGAACTTTTGGATCAAGTAGCCCTGAGGGAACTCGGCGACGGCGTAGCCAATGAAGAAGGCCGTGGCCATCCAGGAGAAGTCGTTGCCCACAAAGTGCAGGGCCTTTGAGATGCCCATGATGTTGGCGTAGTTGACGAGGACTTTGTCGAGGAACTGCaagaagtagcagaagaaCATGAGCGGCACAATGTTCAAATCGATCTTTCGGTAGATGCGCTTGAGCTCCTGCACCTTGGCTGCGGGATCGTCCAATGACGAGGCCGAGTGGCTCGAGCTCACTGGCGAAGCAAGCTTTTCATCCATGGCGGGCGATGCGTGTGGTCGTTGTTGTCTTTAGTTTttcgaagaagagagaatagTAGATTCGAAGTACTGAAGAAGGGCAAACACAGAAATGATTATCAATAATACCACGTTATTACGTCCAAATAATAAACCATAAACAaatctttaagtaaaataataaataaaaaagaggTTATGGGCTCAGTTCATGGTTTTTAATAAACAGtcggggaaaaaaagaaaagagcgaAGCCGCTGTTTCGTAATTGAAGCTGAGCgaagaaagaagggggggCTGTCATGAATCAATGGCTAAAACATCAACGCATGAAGGATTCCAAGACAAGAACacaagagaataaaaaaagatcaGCTCGGACATCTCATACATATATCAAACATTTGCCTCCGCACCAGTTTAGGAAAAGATCAAAATacaaaaatacaaaaaaaaaaacgtacGATCCCCTATTCTATCAAGGGTCctcgttctttttcttcaggCTTTGCCAGTTCAATCTACACTGGCATGCAATCTAACGTGTTCTCGGCCATTTGTCCTCAGCTCGATTCCAGCTTGGCagcgcctttttttctctccctccctcccAGCGGCGgttcacaaaaaaaagatggcagcGATGTAACCCTTGGCGGAATTTTCGTGGCAAGGCTAGGCCGCAAGCATGCCTGCTTTTGTCCAATTTAATTTACGGCGCAgataaaaaagagaggccGTACTAAGCTCCAATGGAACATCGGCTGAATATCTCTTCGCAGGAGCAAGGGGAGTGGAGCCGCTGCGATATAACTTGCGCCAAAGAGAATGAGAGATGCAGCATCAGCCCATGCAAACAGGTCGGCAAGGGGGCATGAACTGAATGAATGATGATCCATGAAGAAAATAAGAGTGGCTTCAATATTTCCTCGTCTAGCGTCGTGGGACCCAGCCCGGCATTTGGCGGTGGTGCTAATCACGATTTAATGGGGGAGGTAATACAAGGGTGCTAAtagattgattgattgattgacCGGCTCCTCAGCTTGGACTCTGCAACACGAATGCTCCATAGCACAGCGAGTATTTgcaattctcttcttcgtttcTTTCAGCTCGGAAGATTTTGATTCGGCTCGCAATGGAACTTCTGGATCTGGGCCTGATGGACCGTGTTACTGTACGACTCCGTACAGCCAAACGCTCCGTAGCAAATCGAAAATCACCGCCATATCGAGATTGCAAGCCGACTAGCTGCTGGCTGAGCTCGGCCGCTGAATACGATAATCTTCCCTGCTACCGTGTATTTCGCCATTTCAAAATGCAACCCCGTACGAACTGCTTTCCCCGGACGCATTGATGCCGTCAATTTCCTCAATCGTTACAGACTTCACAGCGCGGAGCCTTGTCACATCCCCAGCTAGGCTTGGCCTCAGTCACCGCGGATACATGATATCTGGCTTATGAGATGCCACCGTCGAATAGACAGGACATGCAGTTTCTACACTGCTTCGTAATACTCAATCCATGCATTGAATCTACATTGCAGCCAATATAACGAATCCCTCGGCAGCTACTCCCACTCACCGGACATCGAAAATCTCACCCTGCCCCCCCCAAGGAAACGCCACCCGAAACCTGCCTGCGGCCGTCGGAAACCCGGCCCTGTCTGccatttcttctcctctttcttcttctagcCCGCCGCGCTTCTTCCCGCGGACCCGGACGCTCGGGTCGCATCCGGGACCCAACACCATGCAGGCAAAATGGCATAAAGGGCAGTTTGAGGCCATCTGCCATTCCGCTACGCGCTACGCAACAGCGGCCCTTTTTAGCGTATTTCATCCTCTATAATACCGATTCCCCTGTGAAACCGCCCCGTCGTGAGAATCAGGAGACTCAGACTTTGTATATACCAAGTAGCATGTTAATTGCGATTTCATACGAGAATAAATTGCATGCATACGAGAATCTGCAAGTGCAAAGGACAAACGACGATAACCGACGGCACATCGTCGCCAGCAGCCGAGAGTGGCTGTTTGTTCATCTCCCGTCTTGTTACCACTAGGAAACACCACGAGTAGCAGCGCTGCAAAGCACACCATGTACTGACTGACAGGATGTTCCAGAGTACGTCTAGAGTGATTGTTTCTCAGTACATGTCTCCAGCGTCACTTTGAAATCTCCTTTGGGTATATACCTAGTAAACCGTGTGCATGTATGATAGCACCCCTTCCTCCGGGAAGGAATGCCGacgcagccaaagccattCTTGGAAAAGCAGCGATACGCATGCAGCGAGCGGTAAGCAATAGCGCTTCGTACAGGATACAGACCTAGTTGGAATGGCATTTACACTGCTCCATCCGCCTGCTGCCTATTCCGACGGTTGCGACACTGTAAAGCTTGCCTAACAAAGAAGACAAACTCACATCATACGCGTCCTATGTATTATAAGCGGCTTGGACGACAGGCAGCTCCGACGGATACTAGATGACCAACTGACAATCAGCTGCAAATCCCATTCCAACATTTCGCTTGGAATTTCAGCCAAAATTCAGGGATATAAACCATCCCAGACCAGCAACCAACCACTCATTCAACTTCAAGATGCGAAAAAGAAATACGTTTGTTTATTTCACAGGGCAGCTATTGTTCCATATTCAATCTTATTCTTGATTGATATCCATCGCATCTATCTCAGCACATCTAGATTCTCATCCATCACAATCTCCCCTTTTTCTCATTTCATCAAATCGCTTGCTACTCCGTTTTCATACACGCTCTTGCTCCAAAAGGGACataaaaagacaaaaaaaataaaaagtcaACGCCTAAAAAACCAAGAACCAGGGGAGACATACTTCCAAGAGATTTGCATCATGCATGCAACGAAAAACCAGGCCCCTTCCTACAACATAGCCGTCATTGGTACCGGCCTGGGTGGTCTATCCGCCGCTATTGCTCTCCGTCGCACCGGCCACAAAGTCACCATCTACGAAAGATATGATTTCAGCGGAGAAGTCGGTGCTTCGCTCTCACTGGCCTCAAACGGTTCTCGCTTCCTGCAAGAATGGCAAGTGGACATATCCTCCGCTAAGCCCGTCGTCCTGCAGAAGCTCATCCGCCACGAGTGGTCCTCGGGAAACGTTACCGCCGAGTACCCACCGTGAGCGCTTCGGCACAGACTACAACAATTTCCACAGGATCGATCTCCATGGGCATCTGAAAAATGTGGCCATTGCCGAAACGGGAGGCGGGTCTCCGGTGCAGCTAAGAGTCTGCCATCAGGCGATCAAATTGGATCCCGCTCAGGGGAAAATAACATTCGATAACGGCAAAGAGGCTGTTCACGATGTTGTCGTCTGCGCCGACGGGATCAGGAGCCAGATGCGAGAGCAGCTTGGCATCGTTCCAGACGTCGCACCATCCACGTCGTGTTGTTACCGGTGTATCATCAGCGCTGAGAAGCTCCGTGAACTGGGACTCGGCGAGTTTGCTGAAAACAGTGCCATTGAGTTTTGgggcggcaatggcatcgATAAGGTTGTCATGAGCCCATGCTCAAACCACCAAGTTGCTAGCTGCTATTGCTTCTACCCAGCGGAAAAGAATAATCTCAAAGAGGATGGTTGGAATATTTCTTCCACAGGCGAGAATCTTGCAGCAACCTTCTCCGACCTAGATGGGCGGCTGCTCACCCTGTTTCGTAACGCAGAGGATGTCAAGATGTGGCGCCTGTATAACCATGAGCCCTACCCCTATTGGGTGAGCGGTCGCTGCTGCCTACTTGGAGACGCAGCTCATCCGATGATGCCCGATCAATCTCAGGGCGCATGCATGGCGCTCGAGGATGCAGGGGCACTCGGCATACTCTTCTCCACCAAATATGCACACCTGTCTATACCTGAAAAGCTTCAGCTGTACGAGCTGGAGCGCAAGCCACGCGCCACGCGAGTACAGGAGAGCAGTCGAAGGGCCAGAACAGACATCACAGAAAGGATTGGCTGGAGCAGTGCCAACGACCGTTCGGGGAAGCTGACTATTGAAGAAGTCTGTGGGTATGATATGCATTCTCACGTGGCTGGGCTGGTTACGAGCCTCTCACAAGCTCCTTTGTCAAACTCTCGATAAGCGAGCAACAGCGATattattgctgctgctatcagCTGTAGTACTGGTCGTGACGGCGAGAACATCTATAATGGCCGAGAATTCGACCGCCAATACAAGCCGGAGATTGTTTTTTGGATTATTCCATAAAAGGTAGTGAGAATTTGTCAAATTATGCCAAGCCTGGTCCTCTTTGTTAAGCGACGGCAAACCAAATGTGCCTAGAAAACAGCCAGGCCATGCATCTCCTCGTATCGGATCCGTGCCCAGTTGACAATAGTACCGGTGCCGTCGGTCTCgtctctcatcttccagacGCGCTCAACCAGCTCCCGCGCATTGTAGATGTATCCAAAGCCACATGTGCGCTCCATGACTAGGAGGCGGTCTTGAATGACAACACGCTGCTCCATGGTCCAACATGCACCCCCGGCCATAACAAGGGGGTACATGAGGCAGGGTTCCAAGGCACTGCCGTAGCGAATCTTTTGCACCGACTCCAAGATTCCCTCAACGTTGGTAGTGACTCTGGGATCGTTGACCTCGTAGCCTTCAACAATCTGGTGAAGGCGGAGCCTGATGGCATATTCGTAAGCCATTGTTGCGTGTAGCACATCGTCATTGGCCAGGTTAATGGTCCAAGCGGCGCGTGATCGGCCGCCGTATTCATATGACCAGTGGTTGATGCGCTCTTCGATCTGTGTGGCTTCCTTGCGAAAGATGGCTTCTGAAGCGTGGTCAACGCGAGTTTTTCGCTTATCAGCAAGCGCATTGACTACATCCACCAGGTGGAATAACTCTTTAGGAATACCATATATGGCAGAATCTTCGTCATCGGGAGCAGATGTCAGTCGGTCCAGCGTGGCCGCTTCTTGTGCATCCTCACCCATGAGCGGAGGCTTGCATGTCGATGTAGTAGCGGCAGAATCGAGGAATCGAGCAAGCCGCACGAGAAACTTGTTGTGGCCGTGTATACGATCtccctgctgctggttcATCAGGGCCGTGAGTAGCCTCTTGGCCCCTTTCAGATGCAGCTGCCACCCCTCACTGGTGCCATCAAACAGCTCCGTCATgcagagcagcaggctgCTGACAAGGGCAATGTCGGCATTCGATTTGTCCACGTGGGGTAAGAGCCTGGCCAGAGACTGggttgctttgctttggtgATAGATGCCCCTTTCGGCCAGTTGAGGCTGCAGCTTGCGCCAGTGATTGGCCGAAAGAGCCAGCACACAGTGCATGACGAGGTCGTTGGAGTGGGCAATTGGCAGTAGATATCCGTTGTAAGGATTCGAATTTGACATGCGTcgagagagcagagaagacACAATGGTTATATAATGGTTGAGTAAAGCTCTATCATGTGGTGATgacagctgcggcagcgacTGCGGATTATACACTGATAGAGTCGACATGGACGATACGGGTGATACAGTTAGAGAATCGTGAGAATCCGAGTGAGGGCTGCCATAGCTCATTGGCGTGATGGAATCCTGCCAACTAGTTGGGGGCGATCCATGCATATCCCAGGCTGCTCTATCGACAGGCAGCCCAAGCTCGAATCCATTGCCTGATGATGACACAGGCGGCAGGCTGCTAAAGTGGTCCGTGGAATAGTGGctgtcgccgccgctgctgctgctggaagagctcatGGCTGGGCTATTGGCGCCTCTGATGATAAGTTCGGTTGATACATCGGCAACGGTATCAACCACAACGGGCTCTTGGGTGGGAATAACTCGTGAGCCCATGGGTTCTGGCGAGACTGCCACTACTGCTGTTGCcgccgtcgacgacgacaccgaCGCTGGAGCACCcgtggctgcggctgcgccCATGAGTTTGTCCCTGGGGCGCTCAGGAGGCCACGCGCATTCAAGACACAGGCGTCTGCAGTCTCCGCATCGCGGCTTCGTCTCGTCGCACTTCTTCTTGCGGCGCTTGCACATGAGGCATCCCGTCTGCACCCGCCGGATTCGCGCCTTGGGCAAGTCGCCTATCGGTTGGTTCAAAGCACCGCTGGCATCACGCGGACGACAGGGGAGACTCAGACGCAGGCACCGCGCGCACGGCACGCTGCCATCGCAGGCCTGCTTGATCTGGGCACAGCGATGGCAAACAGGGCGACTTTCGGAGACCATGATGACACGCACAATTTTGATCCTCGGTGGGATATCgtgtctcttctcttctcacgTTTCGTTCCCACTCCTGCTTGCTCGcgttctctctctctctcttcgtctctcactctctctccagcagGAATTCCAAGCTTCCTCTAGACTTTTGCGGTTCAAACGTTTGGTGGCAGGTAGTAAATACGGTTGGCTGAGCTCTGCTCCAAGCCCCAGTTTTTGCCGCCTCGAAATCACTCGTCCGTGTGGCCGTCCTGTAGAAAGCGGGTAAAGGCTAAAAGGAGGCTTCTCTGCAGCGGGTGCGGGAGGGAGCGCCCTGCTCTAGTAGGATCGATCGTCTTTGGGGCCTCAAGATTCgagaagctcgccgccgcttCTCATGGCGAGATGGAGCATCAATAGGCCACGGTTGACAGAGAGCTGGTCGAAGACGGGGCGGCGATCGGAAGGGGAGGCTGTTTGAGCCCACAGGAGCGGTAGGTGGTATAAGAAACCGAGCAGGATTCGGGGACGTGCAACGAAGCAGGACCCCGGTAGATAATCTCAGGCTGCTGGGACTTTGGCGTCGAGTACGAGTGGCGCCGATCTATCTGTAGCGGGGACGGCCTTATTTGGAGGATTCGCTAGCGGGAGCAGCACTCAGTACAGCGCTTCTCTGGCAGAGGCGTTGGCCGATATCCATGGCGCCATGACAGCCGGGGAGATTAATCGCTAAACCGCCACTACTTGCGCCAGATGTACTGCTACCACAGCGCCTcaactgctgctactctCTTTGTCGTGCCTTGCCAGGCTTTGGCGAGCAAACTGAGGGTGCACCAGGGTCGCTCCGAGACCCCAGACTTGGCCCCCCCCTGTAAGCACCAAGATGAGGAGCTGAACTCACGCAACGCTGCCCGTGCCATTTGCATGCAGATATGAGAACTTTGCAAGAGACTACGTCGCCTGCTCTGCGGCTTCAAAATGGCACTGGGCCGTCATCTGCAGCCTCTACCGCGCCGTACAGGTACTTGGCCGAAAAACAAGCTCTGCGGGTTTGGCGTGGGCGATCAGTCAATAGGGATCAAACCCGCCTGGCGCCGCGCCCGAGCTAGGCCAGACTTCATACACGCCATGTTAGCTCTCAGATTCCAAGGCACGCATAGGTCATCTTTTGTCTTCGATTTTCGCCGTCTCGACGCTGATTCTCCTTGACGTGACATGGCTCGACTTTGGCTTATGCACATATATTTCCGGTAAATCAGCACTCGAAGAGGAGGGGCGGCATGTCGGATTGCCCTGGCATTGCCGCGCCTGTGCCGTCGCGAGTATACATGTAGACGCCATTCTTTTTTGGCCGACGAGGCAGGACTTACGACGGGTACTGCATACTGCGACTTGGGAGCTCTCGTGGCACGGCTAATTGACGAtgccatcaatgccatgcCGTATATGCACACGATATATCTATGCACGATACACGCAGCGTCCCTTTGATGCTGCCATTCGGGTACCGGCAGACACGGCCGTagcaggcacaggcacaggtacaggtacaggcaCATGTACAGGCACATGCCCGGGTCTCACACATTGGGGGGGCTCGTCTCGTGTCCAGGGCTGTCGTTGGCGATGTAGCCGGGGAAGAGGCCGTTCGCCGACGTTGTATCTGGGCCCTGACTTTGCTGAGCAGGTTGCATCGAGTCTTGGTGTGTACATGCAGCATTTCTAAGCAGCAGACCCGAATCTCTTCGCTAATCAGCACTCCTACAGCTCAACTGCCATCGCTGGCGGCATCGCAGCTAGAGCGCTTTGCGGGTGCCGATCATTTCTGGCCCCCTCAACGGCGTTCGTCCTGCGAGGTGGGCTGAGAGACTTGCAGGTTGATTCAAGCGTTTCAGTTTGCAGCCATCTTGCATGGGCCATCAGGTCCGAGCCCTTGTCTCGCaggcctcttctcttccagaaGCCATGCCGCCAACCGCCTTCACCAAAGAGGCGTCCATTTCCTGTCGACAGCCTCATCTCCGCTTCTGCAATGCGCAGGCTTGTCCAACATCTTACACGTCTCTCTACCTCGTGCAGAGCTGCATGATGCGCCACGCCAAAGGCAGACAAACGCCTTGTGCTAACGCCCGAAAGGGGATGTCCCAGATCCCTAGCCCAGCCAAGCCCACGCTGTCGCAATTGGCCAAGGCCCTGGCCACAGACCCGGTACAAGAGATTTGGTGTCGTACCGGCGGTATTCGTAAACTCCATGTTCCATAGAATGGGCTACTGTAATTGGACCCAGGATGGTGCCGTACGGAATAATATGGATGCTGCTCGAACCATTTTCTTCATGCTGTTTTCGTCACCAGATGAGCAAAAGAAGGATTCCGTGGGTGCATCGGGCAACGCTTCGTCGTCTCTCTTTCAATCATAGGGCGATTACCATTACTCCCTACAAATACTGGCATAAGTAGAGCTCTGTGTAGTGTCCAATATACGTGTAGGCGACAACAAGCATAATTTGCGTAGCGACTAGTGCCTCAAACGCGGGTCAAGCCGAGCTGTCAAGAAGCATAGCTCGCTGCTTGAATCGCGTGCCCGTCCTATCTAGCTGATATGCACGAGTCTGTAGAGTAGCCCTTGTGCTACTCGACTTTATACGAAGCACGGACTCAATCCTACGCACAATGAGCAAAGAACGAACGCTCCAAGCACGTCCGGTTCGACATCTCATCTCGTTCTGGCCCAGGATCCGAATCCCAGCGGAGTGTGGGTTCCAGATAGACATCACTGATTCGAAGAAAGGGCATAATGCTTCGCCAGGGTAGCATCTGCACAACGTCAATTACTAATGCGAGTACCTGGCGTTGCGAAATAAATACGCAACATTCCTTTGTTTTTCCATTTCGTTGTGTGCAAAAGAACGGTGCAAGCACCAGATTCGGCTGAGATGTTGGCTCCAACACTCATCTTGTGATGCCGAGTTTCAGGCAACGAAGAGAAGACGTTGGTGGAAGCTGCATgtgtaggtaggtatgtaGGTACTCGCAACTGCAAGCCACGTTAAACCTCGGCGGGGGAAAAAGCGGTGaccctttttctcttcttcgttcTAACGGTGCTAATGCAATGCAACAACTCCTATGCTACAAGGTAAAAGTGTACCGGTACTTTGGCACAATCAGCCGGCAGCAAGTCCAGAGAACCTGGTCCAGATGGAGTCAATTCTTTCTTGTTCAATGCTAGGGTGAGATCTGACGTGCCGAAGCGCCCTTTGCTATATATCATGCAGTCAGCCAATAAGCAGAGGACCCGGtattgaaaagaaaagagaaaatttgATACAAGATGGCAGGACGCAAGATTAGCGACGAAGAGAATGCCATATCAACTCGAGCAAGCAGCCCTGGCCGATACTGCGGCCTGTAGGCGCACTGTAAACCACAAGATGCTCATCCATAGCCACCCTCTTATGCCGTTGGGCTGTATGGAGCAGAAATCTGCCCCTCCATCACGAGTCCCCATGCGCTATCCGAATCGCCCTGGCTGTTCCATCGATGGCTTCTCTCGCCTGCCACAGTGTCTTGTCCATGTGCTGAAACGGGTGCGGAACTCCGAGGAAGCGCCGCTGCGTGACCTCGACGCCATTCTCGACCAGCACCTTTGCGTATCTCTCGCCCTCGTCCCTCAAAGGATCAGCTCCGGCTGTGTAGATGAGCGTATGGGGCAGGTCCTTGAAGTTGGGCGCCTTGAGGAGGTTGGCGAACCAGCCGACGCGCTCCTTGGCAGCCCTGTGCGCCTCAGGCTCCGTGGGCAGTGAAGATGTCTTGAGCTTATCGAACCAGGCCAGCCGTGCCCAGTTGAGCGTCGGTGCAAACTCGTTTTCGCGCATCGATGGCCAGGGCGAGTCACTGGCTGAGGCGTACTGCGAAAGGTCGTCGATGACGGGCGATCCCACGGCCACCAGGCGCAGAGGGACGGCAGCGTCGCGGGCCAAGTGAGCCACTGCCAGGGCGATGCAGCCTCCAGCCGACACGCCGCCAACCGAGATGCTGTCTGGGCGGATGTTGAACTTTTGCGCGCCCTGCTGGTGGATGTACTGGACCGCCGCGAAGCTGTCTGTGATGCCCGCGGGGAAGGGCATCTCGGGCACCAGGCGGTAGGCGACGTCGATGACGGCCACGCTGGCCTTTTTACAGTAGTGCTTGCAGATGTGAGCCTCCGTCTCGAGGTCGCCCAGGCcccagccgccgccgtggAAGTCGATGTGCACCGGCCACGGGCCTGGAGTGTCGGGCTCGTAGACACGCACTGGCAGCGGCGTGCCATCAGCCAGCGGGATCGCATCGTCGTAGATGCGCCCAACGTCCGGCGCGGGGGCCGTGCCATAGCTGTAGAGGACCGAGTAGTTGGCGCGCAGCTCCTGGAGGTCGATTGGCTTCATCGGCCTGTGGGCGATGTTTTCGTTGTAGAGCTTCTCAAAGGCGGGATCCAGCTTGCCCGCCATGGACGGGTGGAGGGGCTGGAGAGCCTCGTGCTTTGCGTCGGACGACATGATGCTGGGGATGAGGAGAATTCTACTTGTTCTTTTGGCTTTGTTTTCCTTCTTTGACCTTCTCTCGAGGCTTCGGGATTGCTGGGATGGTGAGTGCAAAGTTGAATCACGGCGTCTCGTCTGTATGTGCTGACAGCTCTGACGGGTGAGAACTCAATACATGGCATCATACATGtagctccagcttcagccGCCGTGGAGGAGAATGGAGGGGTTAAAGGACTTGCATGCAGACCCCCACATGTTGCACCCTCAGCCTGCGCCGCAGAGCTGGAACTCGCGCGAAATTGTAAAGAGGACGCAAAAACAGAGTCCGAGAGAGACGAGCGACACGAGGCATGCTGGCTGACAGGCGCCAGGCATCACCAGCTCTCAGATGCCGCGGTACAGGCTTGCTATGCGGCGGCTCTTCAGGGCTCTTGGGTCCCCTAAAAGCCCAGATGTCTCCAGATTTCAGGTCCGACGGCTGCAGGCTTTTGGATCGGAACCCACCCGGAAGCGGCCGCCGCTTCACGATCTTGTC is a window encoding:
- a CDS encoding uncharacterized protein (EggNog:ENOG41~TransMembrane:8 (i35-52o72-90i111-133o166-186i198-220o268-293i305-326o332-352i)), whose product is MDEKLASPVSSSHSASSLDDPAAKVQELKRIYRKIDLNIVPLMFFCYFLQFLDKVLVNYANIMGISKALHFVGNDFSWMATAFFIGYAVAEFPQGYLIQKFPVSKVLGFNVLLWGIVVCCTAATQSFASVAAVRTLLGMFEAVITPALVMITSQWYTRKQATLRTGIWYCGLGAGQVMGGLISWAAQHGSTTSSFQGWRIMFVAVGVFNLFVAVAVILLMPNSITSAKFLTEDEKALVEEVLARDQAGSGKKVFHVSGIWDALKDLQVWLLFVNTILIVIPSGIITTFSATIINSIFLTPMKSALLNMPAGAISIFATLAGSYAIYFNLPRWLSIIALLIPTIIGAALMSFAKSKGGALAGVYLINFDVAPPGPHLRSGRCQHAGIHEKGYRQRHHCHCLLHRKHHRPTDVPGQGCAPVSSRQNHRSRRCRLIHCGYDSAESPLRHAQCQDGCCPRGGGGGHQPRRD
- a CDS encoding uncharacterized protein (TransMembrane:1 (o12-29i)), which gives rise to MHATKNQAPSYNIAVIGTGLGGLSAAIALRRTGHKVTIYERYDFSGEVGASLSLASNGSRFLQEWQVDISSAKPVVLQKLIRHEWSSGNVTAEYPP
- a CDS encoding uncharacterized protein (EggNog:ENOG41), yielding MVSESRPVCHRCAQIKQACDGSVPCARCLRLSLPCRPRDASGALNQPIGDLPKARIRRVQTGCLMCKRRKKKCDETKPRCGDCRRLCLECAWPPERPRDKLMGAAAATGAPASVSSSTAATAVVAVSPEPMGSRVIPTQEPVVVDTVADVSTELIIRGANSPAMSSSSSSSGGDSHYSTDHFSSLPPVSSSGNGFELGLPVDRAAWDMHGSPPTSWQDSITPMSYGSPHSDSHDSLTVSPVSSMSTLSVYNPQSLPQLSSPHDRALLNHYITIVSSLLSRRMSNSNPYNGYLLPIAHSNDLVMHCVLALSANHWRKLQPQLAERGIYHQSKATQSLARLLPHVDKSNADIALVSSLLLCMTELFDGTSEGWQLHLKGAKRLLTALMNQQQGDRIHGHNKFLVRLARFLDSAATTSTCKPPLMGEDAQEAATLDRLTSAPDDEDSAIYGIPKELFHLVDVVNALADKRKTRVDHASEAIFRKEATQIEERINHWSYEYGGRSRAAWTINLANDDVLHATMAYEYAIRLRLHQIVEGYEVNDPRVTTNVEGILESVQKIRYGSALEPCLMYPLVMAGGACWTMEQRVVIQDRLLVMERTCGFGYIYNARELVERVWKMRDETDGTGTIVNWARIRYEEMHGLAVF
- a CDS encoding uncharacterized protein (EggNog:ENOG41~CAZy:CE10~MEROPS:MER0034665), whose amino-acid sequence is MSSDAKHEALQPLHPSMAGKLDPAFEKLYNENIAHRPMKPIDLQELRANYSVLYSYGTAPAPDVGRIYDDAIPLADGTPLPVRVYEPDTPGPWPVHIDFHGGGWGLGDLETEAHICKHYCKKASVAVIDVAYRLVPEMPFPAGITDSFAAVQYIHQQGAQKFNIRPDSISVGGVSAGGCIALAVAHLARDAAVPLRLVAVGSPVIDDLSQYASASDSPWPSMRENEFAPTLNWARLAWFDKLKTSSLPTEPEAHRAAKERVGWFANLLKAPNFKDLPHTLIYTAGADPLRDEGERYAKVLVENGVEVTQRRFLGVPHPFQHMDKTLWQAREAIDGTARAIRIAHGDS